In Posidoniimonas polymericola, one genomic interval encodes:
- a CDS encoding pyridoxal-phosphate-dependent aminotransferase family protein: MSTTFPPLALPTRLLHGPGPSPVAPSVLEALAKPCIGHMDPEFMRVMNEVRAMMQAVFRTENEMTLACSGTGSAGAEMLMDNLVEPGDTCLIGVNGVFGGRLAEKAGRAGGVVETMELDWGLAFDQDALIAKIEETKPKLVAVVHAETSTGVLQPFDRLGEAVHKHGGLLVMDCVTSFAGAPVEIDAWGVDAAYSGTQKCLSCPPGLAPVTLSERAMHKVNNRATKVNSWYLDLTLVGNYWSGSRAYHHTAPVNMNYALHEALRLVLEEGLEERFARHEAAHQQLKAGLLQRGFKFASDPEHSLPMLNLVSVPESIFNEAAARKQLLTENNLEIGGGLGALAGKCWRIGLMGHGARSENVGAILTALDSLG, encoded by the coding sequence ATGTCGACCACTTTTCCCCCGCTTGCCCTGCCGACGCGTCTGCTGCACGGCCCGGGCCCCTCACCGGTCGCGCCGTCGGTGCTCGAGGCGTTGGCGAAGCCGTGCATCGGGCACATGGACCCCGAGTTTATGCGGGTGATGAACGAGGTCCGCGCAATGATGCAGGCCGTGTTCCGCACCGAGAACGAGATGACCCTGGCGTGCTCGGGAACCGGGTCGGCCGGCGCGGAAATGCTGATGGATAACCTGGTCGAACCGGGCGACACCTGCCTGATTGGCGTCAACGGGGTGTTTGGCGGTCGACTGGCCGAAAAAGCGGGCCGCGCCGGCGGCGTGGTCGAGACCATGGAGCTCGACTGGGGCCTAGCGTTCGACCAAGACGCCCTGATCGCCAAGATCGAAGAGACCAAGCCGAAGCTGGTCGCCGTCGTGCACGCGGAAACGTCGACCGGCGTGCTGCAGCCGTTCGACCGGCTGGGCGAAGCGGTCCACAAGCACGGCGGCCTGCTGGTGATGGACTGTGTCACGTCATTCGCGGGGGCTCCGGTCGAGATCGACGCCTGGGGAGTCGACGCCGCCTACAGCGGAACGCAGAAGTGCCTGTCCTGCCCGCCGGGACTGGCCCCGGTCACGCTGTCGGAGCGGGCGATGCACAAGGTCAACAACCGCGCGACCAAGGTCAATTCCTGGTACCTCGACCTCACGCTAGTCGGCAACTACTGGAGCGGCAGCCGGGCCTACCACCACACCGCGCCGGTCAACATGAATTACGCCCTGCACGAGGCGCTGCGGCTGGTGCTGGAGGAGGGCCTGGAGGAGCGTTTCGCCCGCCACGAGGCCGCCCATCAGCAGCTCAAGGCGGGGCTGCTGCAGCGTGGTTTCAAGTTCGCGTCGGACCCCGAGCACTCGCTGCCGATGCTCAACCTAGTCAGCGTGCCGGAGTCGATTTTCAACGAGGCAGCCGCCCGCAAGCAATTGCTCACCGAGAACAACCTCGAGATCGGCGGCGGGCTGGGGGCGTTGGCCGGCAAGTGCTGGCGGATCGGCCTGATGGGCCACGGCGCCCGTTCGGAGAACGTCGGCGCCATCCTGACGGCGCTCGACTCACTTGGCTAG
- the xdhC gene encoding xanthine dehydrogenase accessory protein XdhC: MTDRALCERRLRLHDESRPYVTVTVVESTGSTPADAGAAMLVTKDGLEYGTVGGGRLEAKAIDLAQQLLAEPEGTRLVDWSLKTDVGMTCGGRVKLYLEVAARSDWPVVIFGAGHVAQALARLLAALPCQVTCIDPREDWLARLPAGVMKRCVPSPADEVDRLAANTFVLCMTRGHSSDLPVLDRIYSLPHAFPYVGVIGSNAKAKTIRQELIAAGKEADRLQFSCPVGLPIGTNHPAEIAVSIAAQLLQVRDLLAAR; this comes from the coding sequence ATGACCGACCGCGCTCTCTGCGAGCGGCGGCTTCGGCTGCACGACGAGTCGCGCCCTTACGTAACGGTGACGGTCGTCGAGTCGACCGGGTCTACCCCCGCAGACGCCGGCGCGGCGATGCTCGTCACCAAGGACGGCCTTGAGTACGGCACGGTCGGCGGCGGCCGGCTCGAGGCCAAGGCAATCGACCTTGCGCAACAATTGCTGGCGGAGCCGGAGGGGACTCGGCTCGTCGACTGGAGCCTGAAGACCGACGTCGGGATGACCTGCGGCGGCCGGGTGAAGCTCTACCTGGAAGTCGCCGCACGTTCCGACTGGCCAGTCGTGATCTTTGGCGCCGGGCACGTCGCGCAGGCGCTGGCCCGGCTGCTGGCGGCCCTGCCCTGCCAGGTGACCTGCATCGACCCCCGCGAAGACTGGCTGGCTAGGCTGCCCGCCGGCGTGATGAAACGGTGCGTGCCCTCCCCCGCCGACGAGGTCGATCGGCTGGCCGCGAACACGTTTGTGCTCTGCATGACGCGCGGGCACAGCAGCGACCTGCCGGTGCTCGACCGGATCTACAGCCTGCCGCACGCGTTCCCGTACGTCGGCGTCATTGGCAGCAACGCCAAGGCGAAGACGATCCGCCAGGAATTAATCGCAGCGGGTAAGGAAGCCGATCGCCTGCAGTTCTCCTGCCCGGTGGGACTGCCCATCGGAACCAACCACCCGGCCGAGATCGCGGTCAGCATCGCCGCCCAGCTGCTGCAGGTCCGCGACCTGTTGGCCGCCCGCTAG
- the xdhB gene encoding xanthine dehydrogenase molybdopterin binding subunit, with amino-acid sequence MPAVGKPLPHDSARGHVTGEARYIDDLPRQVGELCVAFVGAPVASGAIKSIDTTAAKNCPGVACVLTAADLKGSKQFGPIIPDEFFLADGEVAFLGQPVVVIGAEDPEAAARAKALVKIECEPRRPILTIDEAVAAGAYIGPERRMTSPLAEDDSQFAAAFAKAAHVVQGTFHSNGQEQFYFETQAALATPAEGGAIHLHASTQNPTETQAVVAEALGLEFHQVVCECQRMGGAFGGKETQSAIAAVMAALVVQCTGRPARVVLPRGDDMQITGKRHRYQTNYRVACDAEGRLVAAEMDFYSNGGAFADLSTSVMERSMLHADNAYYIPKMRVTGKICRTNLPPNTAFRGFGGPQAVAVIENALQRLSEQSGIDPWDLRRKNLYRDGDPDRQLTQYGQIVREHVLEELFDQLERTSDYRARREEIEWFNAESPTTVRGLAISAVKFGISFTTKFLNQANALVNVYTDGSVQVSTGGTEMGQGLNTKIGQLVADEFGLDPALVRVMASSTEKSNNTSPTAASAGADLNGAAALEACRQITGRMKHFAAQLFGSAERGLVPAPEHIGIADGLVYDDRDPTRQIPFGEFCAMARRERVDLGARGFFATPGVDYNRETGRGNPFYYYTTGAAVAEVTIDRFTGEMVVDRADLLMDVGKMINPGIDRGQVIGGFVQGLGWVTNEDLRYDDAGRLLSTGPTTYKIPNVTDLPQVLNVDFIDNPKQTCNIRRSKAVGEPPLMLGIAVWLAARHALASLSGGTPFELAIPATGEELLTRITEIDHAKSAPTPPRVAS; translated from the coding sequence ATGCCCGCTGTCGGAAAGCCACTGCCGCACGACTCGGCCCGCGGCCACGTCACCGGCGAGGCCCGCTACATCGACGATCTTCCGCGTCAGGTGGGCGAGCTTTGCGTGGCGTTTGTCGGGGCGCCAGTCGCCAGCGGCGCGATCAAGTCGATCGACACCACCGCCGCGAAGAACTGCCCCGGAGTCGCCTGCGTGCTGACCGCGGCCGACCTCAAGGGCTCCAAGCAGTTTGGCCCGATCATCCCGGACGAGTTTTTCCTGGCAGACGGCGAGGTCGCTTTCCTTGGCCAGCCGGTGGTGGTGATCGGCGCCGAGGACCCGGAGGCGGCCGCCCGAGCGAAGGCGCTCGTGAAGATTGAGTGCGAGCCGCGCCGCCCGATCCTGACGATTGATGAGGCAGTCGCCGCCGGCGCCTACATCGGCCCCGAGCGGCGGATGACGAGCCCGCTGGCCGAAGACGACAGTCAATTTGCCGCCGCGTTTGCCAAGGCGGCGCACGTCGTGCAGGGGACGTTCCACAGCAACGGGCAGGAGCAGTTCTACTTCGAGACCCAGGCCGCGCTGGCGACCCCAGCCGAGGGGGGCGCTATCCACCTGCACGCGTCGACCCAAAACCCCACGGAGACTCAGGCCGTCGTCGCCGAGGCGTTGGGTCTCGAGTTTCACCAGGTTGTCTGCGAGTGCCAGCGGATGGGTGGCGCATTCGGCGGCAAGGAGACCCAGTCCGCTATCGCCGCTGTGATGGCCGCGTTGGTGGTGCAGTGCACCGGGCGGCCGGCGCGAGTGGTGCTCCCCCGCGGCGACGACATGCAGATCACGGGTAAGCGGCACCGCTACCAGACCAACTACCGCGTCGCGTGCGACGCCGAGGGCAGGCTGGTCGCCGCCGAGATGGACTTCTATTCCAACGGCGGGGCGTTCGCCGACCTGTCGACCTCGGTGATGGAGCGGAGCATGCTCCACGCCGACAACGCCTACTACATTCCGAAGATGCGTGTGACGGGCAAGATCTGCCGCACCAACCTGCCGCCGAACACCGCCTTCCGAGGGTTCGGCGGTCCGCAGGCGGTCGCCGTGATCGAGAACGCCCTGCAGCGGCTGTCCGAGCAGTCGGGCATCGACCCCTGGGACCTCCGCCGCAAGAACCTCTACCGCGACGGCGACCCCGACCGGCAGCTCACCCAGTACGGCCAGATCGTCCGCGAGCACGTCCTAGAAGAGCTCTTCGACCAGCTGGAACGAACGTCCGACTACCGGGCGCGGCGAGAAGAGATCGAATGGTTTAACGCCGAGAGCCCTACTACGGTTAGGGGGCTGGCTATCAGCGCGGTCAAGTTTGGCATCTCGTTCACGACCAAGTTTCTGAACCAGGCCAACGCGCTGGTCAATGTCTACACGGACGGCTCCGTGCAGGTGTCGACCGGCGGCACGGAGATGGGCCAGGGGCTCAACACGAAGATCGGTCAGCTGGTCGCCGACGAGTTTGGGCTTGATCCGGCCCTAGTGCGGGTGATGGCGAGCTCTACCGAGAAGAGCAACAACACCTCGCCGACCGCGGCGAGCGCCGGCGCCGACCTGAACGGCGCCGCGGCGCTGGAGGCCTGCCGGCAGATCACCGGCCGCATGAAGCATTTTGCCGCGCAGCTGTTTGGCAGCGCGGAGCGTGGGTTGGTTCCGGCGCCCGAGCACATCGGCATCGCAGATGGACTGGTGTACGACGACCGGGACCCGACGCGGCAGATCCCGTTCGGCGAGTTCTGCGCGATGGCCCGTCGCGAACGCGTCGACCTCGGCGCGCGGGGTTTCTTCGCCACGCCCGGCGTCGACTACAACCGCGAGACCGGCCGCGGCAACCCGTTCTACTACTACACCACCGGCGCCGCGGTAGCCGAGGTCACGATCGACCGCTTCACCGGCGAGATGGTCGTCGATCGCGCCGACCTGCTGATGGACGTGGGCAAGATGATCAACCCGGGCATCGACCGCGGGCAGGTGATCGGCGGCTTCGTGCAGGGGCTCGGCTGGGTCACCAACGAGGACCTCCGCTACGACGACGCCGGGCGGCTGCTGTCTACCGGTCCAACAACCTACAAGATCCCCAATGTCACGGACCTGCCCCAAGTGCTGAACGTCGACTTCATCGACAACCCGAAGCAGACCTGCAACATCCGCCGCAGCAAAGCGGTCGGCGAGCCGCCGCTAATGCTGGGCATCGCGGTGTGGCTGGCGGCGCGGCACGCTCTGGCGAGCCTGTCGGGCGGCACGCCATTCGAGCTCGCAATCCCGGCGACCGGCGAGGAGTTGCTGACCCGCATCACCGAGATCGACCACGCGAAGTCGGCCCCCACGCCCCCGCGGGTGGCGTCATGA
- a CDS encoding allantoate amidohydrolase, which produces MSRQADSPSLSDAVMARCDELAAVSEEPGCLTRRYLTPPAKIVHQRLAGWMTDASLTPRVDNAGNLIGRLSGRGTRRVLLIGSHLDTVPNAGKYDGVLGVLMGLAVAERLRGEDLPFHLDVVGFSEEEGVRFSKPYLGCSALSGDFLPEWLDRRDAAGVSMRQAIADFGLDPDAVGSCIYDPADVLGFIEPHLEQGPVLEHAKLPVGMVSGIAGQSRLRVAFHGAAAHAGTTPMDRRQDALLCAAQFVTAVRARALSVEGLRATVGSVRVTPNAPNVVAAAAELSLDVRHAEDAQRESAVRDLIAAGHEAAASEGARFEVLEETSQSAVLMDHKLSSLLRESIEECGGPPTSILSGAGHDAVIMAGRFPVSMLFLRHPGAVSHHPDERVEAEDVAVGIDVLTRFVLRLARQLRSTA; this is translated from the coding sequence GTGTCCCGCCAAGCAGACTCGCCTTCGCTGAGCGACGCGGTGATGGCGCGCTGCGACGAGCTGGCGGCGGTCTCTGAAGAGCCTGGCTGCCTGACCCGCCGGTACCTGACGCCCCCCGCAAAGATCGTCCACCAGCGGCTTGCGGGTTGGATGACAGACGCGTCGCTCACCCCCCGCGTCGACAACGCGGGGAACCTCATCGGCCGCCTGTCGGGGCGCGGCACGCGGCGGGTGCTGCTGATCGGCTCGCACCTCGACACCGTGCCCAACGCCGGCAAGTACGACGGCGTCCTCGGGGTGTTGATGGGCCTGGCGGTCGCCGAGCGGCTCCGCGGCGAGGATCTGCCGTTCCACCTCGACGTCGTTGGGTTCAGCGAAGAAGAAGGGGTCCGATTCAGCAAGCCGTACCTCGGCTGCAGCGCCCTCTCAGGCGACTTCCTCCCCGAGTGGCTCGACCGCCGTGACGCCGCCGGTGTTTCCATGCGGCAGGCGATCGCCGATTTTGGACTCGATCCCGACGCCGTAGGTTCCTGCATCTACGACCCGGCCGACGTTCTCGGGTTTATCGAACCGCACCTCGAGCAGGGTCCTGTGCTCGAACACGCCAAGCTGCCGGTCGGGATGGTCAGCGGCATCGCGGGGCAGAGCCGGTTGCGGGTGGCGTTCCACGGCGCGGCCGCCCACGCCGGCACGACGCCCATGGACCGCCGCCAAGACGCTCTGCTCTGTGCGGCACAGTTCGTGACCGCCGTGCGCGCCCGTGCGCTCAGCGTCGAGGGGCTGCGGGCGACGGTCGGCTCGGTCCGAGTGACTCCGAACGCCCCAAACGTCGTGGCGGCGGCGGCGGAGCTATCGCTCGACGTTCGTCACGCCGAGGATGCGCAACGGGAGTCGGCGGTCCGAGATCTTATCGCGGCTGGTCACGAAGCAGCGGCGAGCGAGGGCGCCCGATTCGAGGTCCTCGAAGAGACCTCGCAGTCGGCGGTCTTGATGGACCACAAGCTATCGAGCCTGCTCCGGGAGTCGATCGAGGAGTGTGGGGGCCCGCCCACATCGATCTTGAGCGGCGCCGGGCACGACGCCGTGATCATGGCGGGCCGCTTCCCGGTGTCGATGCTGTTCCTGCGGCATCCCGGCGCGGTAAGCCACCACCCCGATGAACGCGTTGAAGCGGAGGATGTCGCGGTCGGCATCGACGTGCTGACCCGGTTTGTTTTGCGTCTCGCCCGCCAGCTAAGGAGCACCGCTTGA
- the xdhA gene encoding xanthine dehydrogenase small subunit, with protein sequence MRDHLVFYLNGARQEVRGPAVGMTVTDYLRYGVACRTKPLTGTKVACAEGDCGACTVLVGRPSADGARLIYNTIDACIAFVYQLDHASVVTVEGIADADKLSTVQQAMVDCHGSQCGFCTPGFVMALHGLQAERPGQELSDEELRIGLSGNLCRCTGYTQILEAAHAVDAKQCATGDSRYQVPAMLEDLVERSSESARVNPAPAAGRNGAPATHVEAVIPATLADLLAARAENPDAKLVAGATDLGVQHNHGRFTPESVIVASRVAELMRVEKKPGQLTIGAAVTWDRVEQAVVEVLPEFAHILSRFGSPQVRHAGTMGGNLANASPIADSIPLLYAAGATLQLASLGSGKKVGTRSVEIQDFYLGYKQLDLRPDEIIESINLPLPAEGTAVKLYKVSKRRDMDISTVTAAFWMAWGSGQVKSARVALGGVGPTVVRAPAAEAALTGATWSLETCRRAGRAARGEVHPISDVRGAADYRLQLVENLFAKCFHDLSADLPASELA encoded by the coding sequence ATGCGCGACCACCTAGTGTTCTACTTGAACGGCGCCCGCCAAGAGGTCCGCGGTCCGGCGGTCGGCATGACGGTCACCGACTACCTGCGGTACGGCGTGGCGTGCCGCACGAAGCCGCTCACAGGGACCAAGGTCGCCTGCGCCGAGGGCGACTGCGGCGCCTGCACGGTGCTGGTCGGACGGCCCTCAGCAGACGGCGCGCGGCTCATTTACAATACGATCGACGCCTGTATTGCGTTTGTCTACCAGCTCGACCACGCGAGCGTCGTGACAGTCGAGGGGATCGCCGACGCCGACAAGCTGTCAACGGTCCAGCAGGCGATGGTCGACTGCCACGGCAGCCAGTGCGGCTTCTGCACGCCCGGCTTCGTGATGGCTCTACACGGTTTGCAGGCGGAGCGACCTGGGCAAGAACTCTCTGATGAAGAACTGCGGATCGGGTTGTCGGGCAACCTGTGCCGCTGCACGGGGTACACACAGATCCTCGAGGCGGCACACGCGGTCGACGCCAAGCAGTGCGCGACGGGCGACTCGCGCTATCAAGTTCCAGCGATGCTGGAAGACCTTGTTGAACGATCTTCCGAGTCGGCGCGTGTTAACCCGGCGCCAGCCGCGGGACGCAATGGCGCGCCGGCTACGCACGTCGAGGCCGTGATTCCCGCGACGCTTGCTGATTTGCTCGCCGCCCGCGCCGAGAATCCCGACGCGAAGCTCGTCGCCGGTGCGACCGACCTGGGAGTGCAGCACAACCACGGCCGGTTCACGCCGGAAAGCGTGATCGTAGCCTCACGCGTCGCCGAGCTGATGCGGGTTGAGAAGAAGCCGGGCCAGCTAACGATCGGGGCGGCGGTCACGTGGGACCGCGTTGAGCAGGCCGTTGTAGAGGTCCTGCCAGAGTTCGCTCACATCCTCAGCCGCTTCGGCAGCCCTCAGGTGCGACACGCCGGAACGATGGGCGGCAACCTGGCCAACGCCTCGCCAATTGCAGACTCGATACCACTACTCTACGCCGCCGGCGCGACCCTGCAGTTAGCCAGCCTGGGGAGTGGGAAAAAGGTCGGCACGCGTAGCGTCGAGATCCAAGACTTCTACCTCGGCTACAAGCAGCTCGACCTCCGCCCTGATGAGATCATCGAGAGCATCAACCTTCCGCTCCCCGCCGAGGGGACCGCGGTCAAGCTCTACAAGGTGTCCAAACGCCGCGATATGGATATCAGCACGGTCACGGCCGCGTTCTGGATGGCGTGGGGCTCGGGCCAGGTGAAATCGGCTCGGGTCGCATTGGGGGGCGTCGGACCGACGGTAGTGCGTGCACCTGCTGCGGAGGCGGCCCTGACCGGTGCTACTTGGTCCCTCGAAACCTGCCGGCGGGCAGGCCGGGCCGCCCGCGGCGAGGTCCACCCGATCAGCGATGTACGCGGAGCCGCCGACTATCGGCTGCAACTGGTCGAGAACCTGTTCGCCAAGTGTTTCCACGATTTGTCGGCCGATCTACCCGCGTCGGAGCTCGCCTAG
- a CDS encoding S49 family peptidase, producing MSTHSTPGIQSVRPLACLPMSFEAIEALRAAPRETVAASYREGRGRLGHGRAAVVELVGYLDGEYLRSVRRQVDRLAADDGVASIVLWVNSGGGSIEGVPELAAAIRKARDRKPVVACAEGLCASAAFWIAAAASPLVVAPSCLTGGIGVFLLAVDDHELHQRLGVRVVRARTGSLKAVGVAGQAISDEEAAWMQSHVDSLLRLFHLDVLKTERMSPSELLRLSTGEVWVGASAVSLKLADRVGLLEDVLAEADAAAEKRHDQQLASGKRALAEYNALVCQLAGVNDVEEAFQCDHEEVRESHPELAAEVDEYRAQAGLKKYEPPKRYERPRQA from the coding sequence ATGAGCACGCACTCAACCCCCGGCATCCAATCCGTGCGGCCGCTGGCCTGCCTGCCCATGTCGTTCGAAGCGATCGAGGCTCTGCGAGCGGCCCCGCGCGAGACCGTCGCAGCGAGCTACCGAGAGGGCCGCGGCAGACTCGGGCACGGTCGGGCAGCTGTCGTGGAGCTGGTCGGCTATCTCGACGGCGAATACCTGCGATCGGTCCGACGCCAAGTCGACCGGCTGGCCGCGGACGACGGCGTTGCCAGCATCGTGCTGTGGGTCAACAGCGGCGGCGGGTCGATCGAGGGCGTGCCCGAGCTGGCGGCCGCGATCCGAAAGGCCCGCGATCGTAAGCCGGTGGTCGCCTGCGCCGAGGGGCTGTGTGCGTCGGCCGCGTTCTGGATTGCGGCGGCCGCTAGCCCGTTGGTGGTGGCGCCGAGCTGCTTAACGGGCGGGATAGGAGTTTTCCTGCTCGCAGTCGACGACCACGAGCTGCACCAGCGCCTCGGCGTGCGGGTCGTTAGGGCACGCACCGGGTCGTTAAAGGCTGTCGGCGTCGCTGGTCAGGCGATCAGCGACGAAGAAGCCGCATGGATGCAGTCCCACGTCGACAGCCTGCTCCGGCTTTTCCACCTGGACGTTTTGAAGACTGAACGCATGAGCCCGAGCGAGTTGCTGAGGCTCTCGACTGGCGAAGTGTGGGTCGGCGCCAGCGCCGTGAGTCTCAAGCTTGCCGACCGAGTTGGTCTGCTCGAGGACGTGCTCGCGGAAGCCGACGCAGCGGCCGAGAAGCGCCACGACCAGCAGCTCGCGAGCGGCAAGCGGGCGTTGGCAGAGTACAACGCGCTCGTTTGTCAGCTCGCAGGCGTGAACGACGTCGAGGAAGCGTTCCAATGCGACCACGAAGAAGTTCGGGAATCTCATCCCGAACTGGCCGCCGAGGTCGACGAGTATCGAGCGCAGGCCGGTCTCAAGAAGTACGAACCACCCAAGCGGTACGAGCGGCCACGGCAAGCGTAG
- a CDS encoding response regulator, producing the protein MTSNAADMPFGQTRGLLSAVMASCRDAIIAYSLDGQIEAWNRGAEEIYGFSQEEAIGSPAELTTPRDRVGENDRLREAAIQGRSIEHFDTLRTRKSGESFPAAICGFPIRNEREEVVGYATIERDISGRMQAADTLRIALTEAQEANAAKSRFLANASHELRTPMNAIVGMTALALEEDISHELRDYLETIRDSADSMLHLVNDVLDLAKFESDGFELEEVPFDPRELSESAIKVLGTAAHAKGLELVCHVAPDVPTAVIGDPMRLRQVLTNLLGNSIKFTAAGEVVVDVSPVSIEKKRCKLQFSVKDSGIGISDKDQERIFKPFTQVDGATTRRYSGTGLGLTITQHLIDCFGSQLELESQPGVGSRFTFCLTLPLASKPEDTVSRATEKLRGMTVLVVDDNQASRDTLTEQFAAWGMRPAIASSGREAMRLVEKSLDKNSPFDLAVVDALMPGLDGFTVASKIEGDERISTKPIIMASTTDRLEFSRRCAEAGAAAYIQKPISQSQLLSAVVQASGVASLDGPPRKALFDAPTCEKLRVLLVEDTPANRKVAQRVLSKRGHEIEVAVNGREALDLFRKEEFDVVLMDVQMPIMDGYQATEAIREIERSGGRVPTPIIAMTAHSMSGDREKCLRAGMDNYLSKPLDLPKLIRMVESVSENGIKNHAAKPQHVEASKAAAEPESPMAAPAADLDTALKRLRGDRGLLLDMMGFFEQDAPTLLAAVDKNLESGQLAEVERGAHSLKGLASTFDAVAAVSSARDVEQAAHDGRADALPPLVKSLHAEVANLLAFLRDYR; encoded by the coding sequence ATGACCAGCAACGCTGCCGATATGCCATTCGGTCAGACTCGCGGACTGCTTTCGGCGGTGATGGCGTCTTGCCGGGATGCCATCATTGCGTACTCGCTGGACGGCCAAATCGAGGCCTGGAACCGCGGCGCCGAGGAGATCTACGGCTTCAGTCAAGAGGAAGCGATCGGCAGCCCCGCTGAACTCACCACGCCACGCGATCGGGTCGGCGAGAACGACCGCCTTCGCGAGGCTGCCATCCAGGGCAGGTCGATCGAGCACTTCGACACGCTGCGGACCCGCAAGTCGGGCGAGTCGTTCCCGGCGGCCATCTGCGGTTTTCCGATCCGCAATGAGAGAGAAGAGGTCGTCGGCTACGCGACGATTGAACGGGACATCTCTGGCAGGATGCAGGCGGCCGACACGCTGCGTATCGCACTCACCGAGGCCCAAGAGGCGAACGCCGCCAAGTCGCGGTTCCTCGCAAACGCCAGCCACGAGCTCCGCACGCCGATGAACGCGATCGTAGGGATGACTGCCCTCGCACTCGAGGAGGATATCTCCCACGAGCTCCGCGACTACCTGGAGACCATCCGGGACTCGGCCGACTCGATGCTCCACCTTGTGAACGACGTGCTCGACCTCGCCAAGTTCGAGTCCGACGGCTTCGAATTGGAAGAGGTCCCGTTCGACCCCCGCGAGCTGTCCGAGTCTGCCATCAAGGTGCTGGGGACCGCGGCCCACGCCAAGGGCCTCGAGCTCGTGTGCCATGTCGCGCCCGATGTACCGACCGCAGTAATCGGCGATCCGATGCGACTGCGGCAGGTGCTGACGAACCTGCTCGGCAACTCCATTAAATTCACCGCCGCCGGCGAGGTCGTGGTCGACGTGTCACCGGTGTCGATTGAGAAGAAGCGGTGCAAGCTGCAGTTCAGCGTGAAAGACTCTGGCATTGGGATTTCCGACAAGGACCAGGAGCGGATCTTTAAACCGTTTACTCAGGTCGACGGCGCGACGACTCGGCGCTACAGCGGCACGGGGCTCGGGCTGACCATCACGCAGCACCTGATCGATTGCTTCGGCAGCCAACTAGAACTCGAGAGCCAGCCAGGGGTCGGGAGTCGGTTTACCTTCTGCCTGACGCTGCCCCTGGCTTCGAAGCCTGAAGACACCGTTTCGAGGGCGACCGAGAAGCTCCGCGGCATGACCGTGCTGGTTGTCGACGACAACCAGGCGAGCCGGGACACGCTGACGGAGCAGTTTGCGGCGTGGGGGATGCGGCCGGCGATTGCGTCCTCGGGCCGCGAGGCGATGCGGCTGGTAGAAAAGTCGCTCGACAAGAACTCCCCCTTCGACCTCGCCGTGGTCGACGCGTTGATGCCCGGTCTGGACGGCTTCACGGTCGCCTCGAAAATCGAGGGCGACGAGCGTATCAGCACCAAGCCGATTATCATGGCCTCAACCACCGATCGGCTGGAGTTCAGCCGCCGGTGCGCCGAAGCGGGCGCCGCGGCGTACATCCAGAAACCCATTAGTCAATCTCAACTCCTCAGTGCGGTGGTCCAGGCTTCGGGCGTTGCCAGCCTCGACGGGCCGCCCCGCAAAGCCTTGTTCGACGCCCCCACCTGTGAGAAGCTGCGTGTCTTGCTAGTCGAGGACACGCCCGCCAACCGCAAAGTTGCTCAACGGGTGCTCAGCAAGCGGGGACACGAGATCGAGGTCGCCGTGAATGGCCGCGAGGCGCTCGACCTGTTCCGCAAGGAAGAGTTCGACGTGGTGCTGATGGACGTGCAGATGCCGATCATGGACGGCTATCAAGCGACCGAGGCGATCCGCGAGATCGAGCGTTCCGGCGGTCGCGTCCCAACACCGATTATCGCGATGACCGCCCACTCGATGAGCGGGGACCGCGAGAAATGCCTCCGGGCCGGGATGGACAACTACCTCTCGAAACCACTCGACCTGCCAAAATTGATCCGGATGGTGGAGAGCGTGAGCGAAAACGGAATCAAGAATCACGCCGCCAAGCCCCAACACGTTGAGGCTTCCAAGGCCGCCGCAGAGCCGGAGTCGCCGATGGCCGCGCCCGCCGCCGATTTGGACACAGCGCTAAAGCGATTGCGGGGCGACCGCGGCCTGCTGCTGGATATGATGGGCTTCTTCGAGCAGGACGCGCCGACACTGCTCGCCGCGGTCGACAAGAACCTTGAGAGCGGCCAGCTCGCCGAGGTCGAACGCGGGGCCCACAGCCTCAAGGGGCTCGCCTCGACGTTCGACGCGGTCGCGGCCGTCAGCTCCGCCCGCGACGTCGAACAGGCCGCGCACGATGGCCGGGCGGACGCGCTGCCGCCACTGGTCAAGTCGCTGCACGCCGAGGTGGCCAACCTGCTGGCGTTCTTACGCGACTACCGCTAA